AAATCAATATCATTATTTAGATCCAATAATTTATAATTCTCATCCATAAATAAATTTCCTTCTAATTAAGTTAAGTAAAATTATTAAGTAAACTTTTTTAATGTAATGTCAGGCATTTCACGTTTAAATTCAGAATCAATATACGCTATTTGTTCTCTTATTATAGCTCTTTTCTCTAAAGCAGGTTTAAAGCAAAAATTTTCAAAATCTGATTTATTAATATCATCCGGTTTTCTAACATTAGGAAATAATAGTTTTAAATAGGCAGTCGTCAACCTTTTAACTGCAGTTACATCCCTTGTATCGGATTTTTTTGGTATTTCTAATAAATCATCTACAACAATTGAAAAATCTGGGCATTCTCTCAAAGAATGCAGTACTTCTGAAAAGTATTCAACATTCAAAGTATAACCATTAACTTTCATACCTTCGTTTATTCTAGGTAACTTCCATCCCTCGATAAATCCATGAAATCTATCTAATAGTGCTGATTCTTGAAAAAAAGAAGGAAGTTCTACAAAATAGTTAACTCTCAAAGGTTGCATATTTCTATCTAATGGAATATTGCCCAATAATATCAATCCAGCTTCGGAATTACCACTGACATTGAAAATTGTGAATTTGCCTAATTCTAGATAATTTTTTAATGCACCCTTCAGTTCATCTTCATCAGAAAATTTTATTGTTTGTATTTCATCAAACGCAACAAAATCATACCGTGTTATAAAGCCAAATGATTTACTTTGTCCATCATAAAACATCTTGGCTCTACTTACAGTACCACCACTTACACACCATCCATTTTTGCTCAAATTATTAAAAATATACGACTTCCCTGTCCCTTTTGGTGCTAATTCAATTATATTCAATCGCGGTTCAACAAAAATTAGCAAACGTGATATAAACATAAGTTTCTGATCTAACGTCACAAAACCTATAGGATTATATTCCATTGATC
The DNA window shown above is from Spirochaetota bacterium and carries:
- the brxL gene encoding BREX system Lon protease-like protein BrxL, translating into MTNMMDEKIKSIFQDESVNKIPDSYSVFKGKNIPSYIKDWLIQKFTMEDGYLDKYSLLEFIEKFIPTKSTGKTIKADLLQNRQEKKILTRALIEPDIRNDEIRFAMPDLEIKMTEGKVDRFLLDKYNELKAGEVWGVFTLKYIPPYNNTSGYILITNYTPFKPYSIDLDYYRENRNDFNLEEWVDLLIRSMEYNPIGFVTLDQKLMFISRLLIFVEPRLNIIELAPKGTGKSYIFNNLSKNGWCVSGGTVSRAKMFYDGQSKSFGFITRYDFVAFDEIQTIKFSDEDELKGALKNYLELGKFTIFNVSGNSEAGLILLGNIPLDRNMQPLRVNYFVELPSFFQESALLDRFHGFIEGWKLPRINEGMKVNGYTLNVEYFSEVLHSLRECPDFSIVVDDLLEIPKKSDTRDVTAVKRLTTAYLKLLFPNVRKPDDINKSDFENFCFKPALEKRAIIREQIAYIDSEFKREMPDITLKKFT